In Hugenholtzia roseola DSM 9546, the genomic stretch CCCTTCGCAGGCTATCTACCATGACTAAAAGTTTGGCGATATAAATTTTTTCTTTTCTAATAATAAAATCTTTTTCATAACGACGAATCATTAACATTTTTTCCTTGTCGAAAGGAAAAGGCGAAGATTCTATCCGATGGATATAACGCCTCATTCTGCCCTCTACACCAAAATCTTTGAAACCGCGCAAATTGATAAGCAAAATGAGGCTATCAAAGCGCGTTTCGTAGCGCACCAAAAGCCGCCTAATGTCTGCAATATCCATCTGAATAGCCAAATTGCTAATCTCTTTTCTATTTTCTAAGGTTTGAAGTTGCTGCAAAACCTCGCGCAACCTTTTTTTGCGCTCTTTCAAATAAGGGCTATCTCCTTTCCGATAATATTCGGGGTTGATAGTTTCATTGCTAAAAAAATCTTTTTCTAAGGATTGTATTTTTACGACATTAAAATTGATTTTTCCTACCAAGCTCATAAACTCATCTATTTCGCTGCGGCGATAGTCAAACCAAAAAGTAACCATGATGATACAGCCCATCAAAAGCAAAAAGCTAAGAAAGGTAACTTCTAATTTGAACTTTAAACTCCTAAATTTCGAGGGCGTATCAGTAGGCATGCGCTTGGGTGCATTTTTTTGCTGCAAAGGTAAAGGCTTGCTTCTATGTTTTGATTGCCTCAATATTACCTTTTTGAGAAAGTTTCCCTAAAAAAACTCAAAAATTGCCCCTTTTCAAAAGACAATAGAAAGCCCATTGGCTGCCTTTTTTTCGCATTTTTTCTCAAAAATTTACTATTTTTTCACTTTTTCGCCGCTTTTTCAGAAAAAGACAAACTAAGCCTTTCTTTTCTGCGTTGTGTTACAAAAAATTAACCGTATGCTAACCGAGCTTTTTGTGCTGATGCGCTACAAAATCCCTAACTTGCACACGTTTAGCCCCGACCTTTCCAAACGCACATTTTTTGCCTTTATCCTACCCGATTGATTTAACTTCTAAACCGCTTTTTTATGCCCACAATCCGCATTTCTACCCCCCAAGAAGAGCCAACGCTTTATGAGCAGCAAATGGAGCGTTTGATGCAAAATCTACAAGAAGATTACGAGCAACTTCTAAAACAGACCTTTTTTAGCAACCAACAACCTGTTAATCCCCTGAATTTGAGAAAGTTACGCGACATGACGCGCCGTATCAACGAGCATTGTAGCGCACTTTTGGCATATCGTGAGAAGATAGAACATTTGAAAAAATAAGCCCTTTCAATATCATAAAAAACGGCTATGTTTATAGACTTTTACGGAACTAATCGGAAAACTGGTTAGTTCTATTTTTTATTTTTATATTTTTTTCGTATTTTTTAAATCTAAAAATTTATACCTCCCCTATCCTGCAAGACTTTTTTTCACAAAAATCAAAGCCCTGCTGCTTTCCCCGTTGATGTTAAGTTCTGGAAAAAGTCTTGTTTTTCGAATGAGAAACAAAATAAAATTTGGGCTGAACCTTATTTTTTGGCAGGAAAACTCTTTTTTATTTCAATCTCACGACAGGTAGGGCAGTAGCTTATCCCTATCTTTCCACCTACTAACTTTTAGAATTTAATACCACTGCCGCTTTCCCTCCATTTTGTAGAGTGGCTTCTTTATTTTTGTTGTAATTTTGGCACACTTTCCACTACCTATTACTCACCGCTACGCGCCCTCCTATGAATTTTGACGAGAGTTCTGAAAAAAACATTCAAACTTTATGGCTTAAAGAAATTCACTTACATAACTTTAAAAGTTATGAAGAAAAAAAGTATGCTTTTTCATCTAAAATAAACTGTATCGTAGGTGAAAATGGCGTAGGCAAGACCAATCTATTAGATGCCATTCACTACCTCTGTATCGGAAAAAGTGCTTTTTTGGGTACAGAAAGCCAACAAATTAGGCAGGGAGCTAATTTTTTCGCCCTCAAAGGCAAATTCGAACAAGAAAAAAGAGAAGAAGTCGTACTTTGCAGTTTGGAAAAAGGAAAGAAAAAAGAGCTAAAACTAAACAAAATACCCTACAAAAAAATTAGCGAGCATGTAGGAAAACTGCCCTGTGTGCTTCTACAACCGCAGGATACCGACCTGATTCGTGAGAGTAGCGAATTTAGGCGTAGTTTTTTCGACAATTTGCTTTCCCAAACCAGTCAGCCCTACCTGCAAGCCCTTATTTTATACCAACATACGCTCAAACAACGCAACAGTCTTTTGAAACAGTGTCATGAATTAGGAAAAAAAGTAGATAAAAATTTGATAAAAATATACGATTCTATTTTGGTTGAGAAAGGAAACTTTATTTTCGAGATGCGGCGCAAGATGATACAAAAATTTAATGTTTTTTTTCAAAAATATTATCAAGATTTGGCACAAGAAAAGGAAGCCGTTTCGTTGGAATACCGTTCTGAATTAGACAAAGAACCCTTAGCGCAGTTGCTCAAAGATAGCCAAGCGGACGATTTGCGGCTTTTGCGTACTACCAAAGGGGTTCATAAGGACGATTATGTTTTCTTACTTCATACAAAAAGTTTAAAAATTTATGGTTCGCAAGGACAACAAAAAACCTTTGTCATTGCCCTACAATTTGCCAAAAGCGACTATCTCTATGCGGAAAAAAACTGTCCGCCTTTGTTGCTCTTAGACGATATCTTCGATAAACTCGATGATAGCAGAATTGAAAAATTAGCGGAAATCTTACATCAGGAAAGAATGGGTCAAGCCTTTATTTCTGATGCACGCCCCGAACGCAGTCAGGCTATTTTTCAAACAGGTCATTTTATTTCTATTCCCTCCTAATTTTTTTTTAAGATGAAAAAAACAACTTATGGCGTTCCCAAAAAACGCGAAGCCGTCATAGAAGCCTTGCAAAATGCTTTCAGCAATCAGAATTTAGACGAAGAAGAGTACATCAACCGTTTAGATGAAGCCATGAAAGCAACCAGCATAGAAGAGCTTGAATTGGTCTTGTTTGATTTTCCTACCGAGGTAAAAGCAGCCATCTTTCAAGCCTCAACCCCCCAAGAGGGACAAAATGCCCTTGCGGGAAATGAGTGGGCAGATGTTTCAAGTATGAAACCATATCAAAGTCAGATGCCTGACTATCAGAATGTTATGCCAAAAGATGTAAAAGATATTCTTAGCTCGAATCGCCACCAAATCGAGCTTTTAGATGGGAAGGGCTTGCAGGTGAGCAATTTTTTTAGTAGCCAAAAAATAGATTTAAGACGGGCGCAAATGGTGGGCAATCGCCTGCGCCTTGAAGTAGAATGTGTAATGGGCGAAACGGTAGTAGATTTGAGAAGCGAAGCCTTACAAGGGAAAACCATCGATTTGCATATCGGCGGTGCTATGGGTGAGGTTAAGATTTTGCTACCACGTGGCGGCGAAATCGTAAAACAAATGCAGCTTTATTTAGGCGATTTTAAAGTCAAAGATAAGCGCAAGGGCTGGCTGGCACGCCTAACGGGTACGCAATCGCAGGAAATCAATACGCTCAATTTCAAGATAATCTTACATGGCTCTTTTTGGTTAGGCGAAGTTTCAGTGGTCTATTAAAATTTGAAAAAGCCCCCATAAACGCAGGCTTTTGCGTACCTTTGCGCTTTCCAAGTGAAAGAATTTATTTCTTTGTAAAACCGTTTTTCAACTAAATCATGAACTGGATAGAAGCCATTTTATTGGGCATCATACAAGGACTCACCGAATTTCTGCCCGTCAGTAGCAGCGGACATTTGGAGTTAGGCAAATATTTTTTAGGCGTAGAAGATGGGGGCTTGCTCTTTTCTATTGTCGTGCATGCGGCTACGGCATTGGCTACTGTGGTGGTCTTTCGCAAAGATATAGGTCTGATAATCAAAGGCTTAGTAGGGGGCTTGCGCCGTTTTGAGTGGAACGTAGAGGTACAATTTTCAACCAAAATCCTCATTTCGATGCTCCCTGTGGGCATAGTGGGCGTATTTTTTAAAGATTGGGTAGAGGAACTCTTTGAAGGCAAAATCGGTTTTGTGAGTTTGATGTTGGCACTGACAGGCTTATTCCTACTCTTTACTCATTTACAAAGTAAATCAAAAGAAAGCGAAAAAAATCAAACTCAATCCGCTATTGGCGAAAGTGCAGAGAGTTTGCAAGCCCTTAACGCTTCTATCGGGTATAGGCAGGCGTTTGCGATTGGACTTATGCAGGCGTTTGCGGTGCTACCCGGCATTTCGCGCTCTGGGAGTACGATTGCGATAGGGCTGCTTTTGGGGGTGC encodes the following:
- a CDS encoding DUF1707 SHOCT-like domain-containing protein — protein: MKKTTYGVPKKREAVIEALQNAFSNQNLDEEEYINRLDEAMKATSIEELELVLFDFPTEVKAAIFQASTPQEGQNALAGNEWADVSSMKPYQSQMPDYQNVMPKDVKDILSSNRHQIELLDGKGLQVSNFFSSQKIDLRRAQMVGNRLRLEVECVMGETVVDLRSEALQGKTIDLHIGGAMGEVKILLPRGGEIVKQMQLYLGDFKVKDKRKGWLARLTGTQSQEINTLNFKIILHGSFWLGEVSVVY
- the recF gene encoding DNA replication/repair protein RecF (All proteins in this family for which functions are known are DNA-binding proteins that assist the filamentation of RecA onto DNA for the initiation of recombination or recombinational repair.), whose protein sequence is MNFDESSEKNIQTLWLKEIHLHNFKSYEEKKYAFSSKINCIVGENGVGKTNLLDAIHYLCIGKSAFLGTESQQIRQGANFFALKGKFEQEKREEVVLCSLEKGKKKELKLNKIPYKKISEHVGKLPCVLLQPQDTDLIRESSEFRRSFFDNLLSQTSQPYLQALILYQHTLKQRNSLLKQCHELGKKVDKNLIKIYDSILVEKGNFIFEMRRKMIQKFNVFFQKYYQDLAQEKEAVSLEYRSELDKEPLAQLLKDSQADDLRLLRTTKGVHKDDYVFLLHTKSLKIYGSQGQQKTFVIALQFAKSDYLYAEKNCPPLLLLDDIFDKLDDSRIEKLAEILHQERMGQAFISDARPERSQAIFQTGHFISIPS
- a CDS encoding undecaprenyl-diphosphate phosphatase; the encoded protein is MNWIEAILLGIIQGLTEFLPVSSSGHLELGKYFLGVEDGGLLFSIVVHAATALATVVVFRKDIGLIIKGLVGGLRRFEWNVEVQFSTKILISMLPVGIVGVFFKDWVEELFEGKIGFVSLMLALTGLFLLFTHLQSKSKESEKNQTQSAIGESAESLQALNASIGYRQAFAIGLMQAFAVLPGISRSGSTIAIGLLLGVHRAQVARFSFLMVLPPIVGATLLELRSYFKLLQAGTTPTLGLDVLGLGFLAAFLFGWLACMGMLELVRRQKLIYFAIYCLLISVGVGLSFVLKN